The proteins below come from a single Metarhizium brunneum chromosome 1, complete sequence genomic window:
- the RPL43 gene encoding 60S ribosomal protein eL43, which yields MTKRTKKVGVTGKYGTRYGASLRKQVKKMEITQHAKYTCTFCGKVTVKRHSTGIWNCKGCNRTIAGGAYVVATPAAAAMRSTLRRLREIAEV from the exons ATGACCAAGCGCACGAAGAAGGTCGGTGTCAC CGGTAAATACGGTACCCG TTACGGTGCTTCCCTGCGAAAGcaggtgaagaagatggaaatCACCCAGCACGCCAAGTACACCTGCACTTTCTGCGGCAAGGTCACCGTCAAGCGCCACTCCACCGGTATCTGGAACTGCAAGGGCTGCAATCGCACCATCGCTGGCGGTGCCTACGTTGTTGC CacccccgccgccgctgccatgCGCTCAACTCTGCGACGATTGAGGGAGATTGCTGAAGTTTAA
- the PIN4 gene encoding Peptidyl-prolyl cis-trans isomerase: MGKNDKKGAEKSAGKGKGADKESGGKGKGAQAINVRHILCEKHAKKEEALAKLNDGVKFDEVARNYSEDKARQGGALGWKTKGSLDPKFEEAAFALEPSTTNNPKIAEAKTEFGYHIIMVEGRK, translated from the exons ATGGGAAAAAACGATAAAAAAGGCGCCGAAAAGTCCGCTGGTAAGGGCAAAGGGGCGGACAAAGAATcgggcggcaaaggcaagggAGCACAAGCCATCAACGTGCGGCACATTTTG TGCGAGAAGCAcgccaaaaaagaagaggcTCTTGCCAAGCTCAATGATGGCGTCAAATTTGATGAAGTAGCGCGCAATTACTCAGAGGACAAAGCGAGACAAG GAGGCGCACTGGGATGGAAAACCAAGGGTAGCCTGGACCCAAAGTTTGAGGAAGCGGCGTTTGCCCTGGAGCCTAGTACGACAAATAATCCCAAGATTGCCGAAGCCAAGACGGAATTTGGCTATCATATCATCATG GTTGAGGGACGCAAGTAG
- the RPS12 gene encoding 40S ribosomal protein eS12, with product MSDVEENNAPEVSEEVEVSADAPKGQMSVLDALKGVLKLALMHDGLARGLREASKALDRRQAHMCVLNENCEEDAYKKLVAALCDEHKIPLIKVQDGKQLGEWAGLCVLDREGNARKVVNCSCVVVKDWGEESQERSILLNYFQTSQPS from the exons ATG TCGGACGTAGAAGAGAACAACGCCCCCGAAGTCTCcgaggaggttgaggttTCGGCCGATGCCCCCAAGGGCCAGATGTCCGTTCTGGACGCCCTCAAGGGTGTTCTGAAGCTGGCTCTCATGCACGATGGCCTCGCCCGCGGTCTCCGCGAGGCTTCCAAGGCTCTCGACCGTCGCCAGGCTCACATGTGTGTCCTGAACGAGAACTGCGAGGAGGATGCCTACAAGAAGCTTGTTGCCGCCCTCTGTGATGAGCATAAGATTCCCCTGATCAAGGTTCAGGATGGCAAGCAGCTTGGCGAGTGGGCCGGTCTCT GCGTTCTTGACCGTGAGGGCAACGCCCGCAAGGTTGTCAACTGCTCTTGCGTCGTGGTCAAGGACTGGGGTGAGGAGTCGCAAGAGCGCTCCATCCTCCTCAACTACTTCCAGACTTCTCAGCCTTCGTAA
- the Sccpdh gene encoding Saccharopine dehydrogenase-like oxidoreductase has translation MAFKNHGRQYDLVVFGATGYTGQLTAEHVAKFLPTNLKWAVAGRSESKLQSVVEECKKLNPDRLPPSIEIANTNDESQLEALIKKTFIFITTVGPYCVYGEPIFRLCAETGTHYLDCTGEAPWVARMIKKYESTAKDSGAIMIPQSGIESAPPDLISWAMAQHVRTELDAPTKDVVVTIHKLNSAPSGGTLATVLVLFEKFSLKEVIESTKPFATSPIPYTSGAKPQKGLLQSILGVTSRPNLGLLTTSIAGTTDQTVVTRTWGLLHEIPSRKKEFYGPRFTWSEYFKARNWLHGIGIHFALAIGSFFLVFVPPVRSLVKRFIYQPGEGVSREDMEKEEVEFRGTATPDIESNPSQKQAFCRAWFHGSLYMLTGLFLAEAALTILEDDLDLGGGVFTPACLGQKYLDRVNDAGFKIEVRTVEG, from the exons ATGGCTTTCAAAAACCATGGCCGTCAGTATGACTTGGTCGTCTTTGGAGCTACTG GATATACCGGCCAATTAACAGCCGAGCATGTCGCCAAGTTTCTCCCAACGAATCTGAAATGGGCTGTGGCTGGACGGTCAGAATCCAAGCTTCAGAGCGTAGTTGAGGAATGCAAGAAGCTTAATCCTGACCGTTTGCCACCCA GCATTGAGATTGCAAATACAAACGATGAATCTCAATTAGAAGCTCTGATCAAAAAGACCTTTATTTTCATCACCACCGTTGGTCCCTACTGCGTGTATGGCGAACCAATTTTCAGACTCTGCGCCGAGACTGGCACCCACTATCTCGATTGCACCGGCGAGGCTCCCTGGGTTGCTCGCATGATTAAAAAGTATGAAAGCACGGCGAAGGACTCTGGAGCCATCATGATACCTCAGTCAGGAATAGAGTCTGCGCCGCCTGACCTAATATCGTGGGCCATGGCGCAACATGTGCGGACAGAATTGGATGCTCCTACCAAGGACGTTGTTGTTACTATTCATAAGCTCAA TTCTGCTCCCTCGGGTGGTACTCTAGCTACGGTGTTAGTTCTCTTTGAAAAGTTCTCCTTGAAAGAGGTTATTGAATCCACGAAGCCGTTTGCGACATCTCCAATTCCTTATACCTCCGGCGCGAAACCGCAAAAGGGACTCCTCCAAAGCATTCTGGGTGTCACATCACGACCAAATCTGGGTCTTCTTACTACATCTATTGCTGGAACGACAGATCAGACCGTTGTTACCAGAACATGGGGCCTCTTACATGAGATTCCCAGTAGGAAGAAGGAATTCTATGGGCCTAGGTTTACTTGGAGTGAATACTTCAAAGCTAGAAATTGGCTCCATGGGATCGGTATTCACTTTGCGCTAGCCATTGGAAGCTTCTTCCTGGTATTCGTGCCCCCCGTCCGGAGTCTCGTGAAAAGATTCATCTACCAGCCAGGAGAGGGTGTCAGCAGGGAAGACatggaaaaggaagaggtAGAGTTTCGTGGTACTGCCACGCCCGACATTGAGAGCAATCCATCTCAAAAACAAGCCTTCTGCCGTGCCTGGTTCCACGGCAGTTTGTACATGC TGACAGGGTTGTTTCTCGCCGAGGCTGCATTAACCATTCTTGAAGATGACCTTGATTTGGGAGGTGGTGTATTCACTCCCGCGTGCTTGGGACAAAAGTATCTTGATCGTGTGAATGATGCTGGCTTCAAAATTGAAGTCAGGACTGTTGAGGGCTAA